A DNA window from Amycolatopsis sp. DSM 110486 contains the following coding sequences:
- a CDS encoding NifU family protein, producing MSIREDVEKALDGLRQGFQADGADLTVENATPDQVTLRLVGGEETCWECIVPPQQLRDVVGSVLRDSIAAQPAVEVIDPRSE from the coding sequence ATGAGCATCCGCGAAGACGTCGAAAAGGCCCTGGACGGGCTGCGGCAAGGGTTTCAGGCCGACGGTGCGGATCTGACCGTGGAGAACGCGACGCCGGATCAGGTCACGCTCCGGCTGGTGGGCGGGGAAGAGACGTGCTGGGAATGCATCGTTCCCCCGCAGCAGCTGCGTGACGTGGTCGGCTCCGTGTTGCGCGACAGCATCGCCGCGCAGCCGGCGGTCGAGGTGATCGACCCACGCAGCGAGTGA
- a CDS encoding acyl-CoA dehydrogenase family protein, producing MTTLSGSRADTRQRAQPDPHDFLDLDASLSDDERLIRDTVRQLVRRDLLDRIPAAYSAGHLPEGFPAAAGELGLLGMHLSGYGCAETTAVAYGLACLELEAGDSGLRSFVSVQGSLAMFAIRTYGSEAQKQRWLPEMARGTAIGCFGLTEPDSGSDPSSMITTARFEHGEWILNGAKMWITNGSIADVAVVWAKTPTGVRGFVVPRGTPGFSARDVANKMSLRASTTSELLFQDCHLPAEAVLPESAGLRAPLSCLNEARFGIVWGAAGAARACLEAALDYAGVRTQFGRPIAGFQLTQQKLVVMATQVNNSLLLALHLGRLKDAGRLHPHQVSFGKRHNVAAALEVAREARTILGANGITGEYPVMRHMANLESVLTYEGTGEIHTLVVGQALTGLSAFH from the coding sequence GTGACCACACTCTCGGGCTCCCGTGCCGATACCCGGCAGCGGGCGCAGCCGGACCCCCACGACTTCCTCGATCTCGACGCGTCGTTGTCCGACGACGAACGCCTCATCCGGGACACCGTCCGGCAACTCGTGCGCCGTGACCTGCTCGACCGGATCCCCGCCGCTTACTCGGCCGGCCACCTGCCCGAGGGCTTTCCCGCCGCGGCCGGTGAGCTGGGTCTGCTCGGAATGCACCTGTCCGGGTACGGCTGCGCCGAAACCACCGCGGTGGCCTACGGCTTGGCCTGCCTCGAACTGGAAGCCGGTGATTCGGGGCTGCGCAGCTTCGTCTCGGTGCAGGGATCGCTGGCCATGTTCGCGATCCGGACCTACGGCAGCGAAGCACAGAAGCAGCGCTGGCTGCCCGAGATGGCGCGCGGAACCGCGATCGGCTGTTTCGGGCTGACCGAGCCGGACTCCGGCAGCGACCCGAGCTCGATGATCACCACCGCACGGTTCGAGCACGGCGAGTGGATCCTGAACGGCGCCAAGATGTGGATCACCAACGGCAGCATCGCCGACGTCGCCGTGGTGTGGGCGAAGACGCCGACCGGCGTCCGCGGGTTCGTGGTGCCCCGTGGCACCCCCGGCTTCTCAGCCCGAGACGTCGCGAACAAGATGTCGCTGCGGGCCTCGACCACTTCCGAGTTGCTCTTCCAGGACTGCCACCTGCCGGCCGAAGCCGTGCTGCCCGAGTCCGCCGGGCTACGCGCGCCGCTGTCTTGCCTGAACGAGGCGCGGTTCGGCATCGTCTGGGGCGCGGCCGGCGCCGCGCGGGCGTGTTTAGAGGCGGCCCTGGACTACGCGGGCGTGCGCACCCAGTTCGGCCGGCCGATCGCCGGGTTCCAGCTCACCCAGCAGAAGCTCGTCGTGATGGCCACCCAGGTCAACAATTCGCTGCTGCTCGCGCTGCACCTTGGCCGGCTCAAGGACGCCGGCCGGCTGCACCCGCACCAGGTCAGCTTCGGCAAGCGGCACAACGTCGCCGCCGCGCTGGAGGTCGCCCGCGAGGCCCGCACGATCCTGGGCGCCAACGGCATCACCGGCGAGTACCCCGTGATGCGGCACATGGCCAACCTCGAATCGGTCCTCACCTACGAAGGGACCGGGGAAATCCACACCCTCGTCGTCGGCCAGGCACTCACCGGCCTGAGCGCCTTCCACTGA
- the trxB gene encoding thioredoxin-disulfide reductase — translation MDSVRNVIIVGGGPAGYTAAIYTARANLAPVVFEGSQYGGALMQTTEVENFPGFADGIQGPELMDTMRKQAGRYGAELLAQDVSEVDLTGEIKTVTAGGRQWRARTVILAMGSAYRRLGLPGEDRLAGHGVSWCATCDGFFFRDQDIAVVGGGDSALEEAMFLTRFAETVTVVHRRDTLKASKIMQQRAFAESKIRFLWNAVVEDVAGTEQVTGLAVRDTVTGSASTLRVSGVFVAIGHEPRSDLVRGQVSLDEAGYVVTQGRSTRTDLPGVFACGDLVDHTYRQAITAAGSGCSAALDVERHLAGIE, via the coding sequence ATGGACTCGGTCCGCAACGTCATCATCGTCGGCGGCGGCCCCGCCGGCTACACCGCGGCGATCTACACCGCTCGGGCGAACCTCGCGCCGGTGGTGTTCGAAGGCAGTCAGTACGGCGGCGCGCTCATGCAGACCACCGAGGTCGAGAATTTCCCCGGTTTCGCCGACGGGATCCAGGGCCCCGAACTCATGGACACCATGCGCAAGCAAGCGGGCCGGTACGGCGCCGAACTCTTGGCCCAGGACGTGTCCGAGGTCGATCTGACGGGTGAGATCAAGACGGTCACCGCCGGCGGGCGGCAGTGGCGGGCCCGCACGGTCATCCTCGCGATGGGGTCGGCCTACCGCCGGCTGGGCCTGCCCGGCGAAGACCGGCTCGCCGGGCACGGCGTTTCCTGGTGCGCGACCTGCGACGGGTTCTTCTTCCGGGACCAGGACATCGCGGTCGTCGGCGGTGGTGACTCGGCGCTGGAGGAGGCGATGTTCCTGACCCGGTTCGCCGAGACCGTGACCGTCGTGCACCGCCGAGACACACTCAAGGCGTCCAAGATCATGCAACAGCGTGCTTTCGCCGAGAGCAAGATCCGGTTCCTCTGGAACGCCGTGGTCGAGGACGTCGCCGGCACCGAACAGGTCACTGGTCTCGCGGTGCGCGACACGGTCACCGGGTCCGCCTCGACCCTGCGCGTGAGCGGCGTGTTCGTCGCGATCGGACACGAGCCCCGCAGCGACCTGGTCCGCGGCCAGGTTTCCCTCGACGAGGCCGGGTACGTGGTGACGCAGGGCCGATCGACGCGGACCGACCTGCCCGGCGTCTTCGCCTGCGGCGACCTCGTCGATCACACCTACCGGCAAGCGATCACCGCGGCCGGCAGCGGCTGCAGCGCCGCCCTCGACGTCGAACGCCACCTCGCCGGCATCGAATGA
- the trxA gene encoding thioredoxin translates to MTENTTVVTVTDDSFAELVLNRPGPVLVDFWAPWCGPCKKLGPVLDEIAGDHGDRITVAKLDVDANPRSAKDFHVLSLPTMLVFRDGDIVHRIVGAKAKTELLDELDAVLISGDE, encoded by the coding sequence ATGACCGAGAACACCACCGTAGTCACCGTCACCGACGACTCGTTCGCCGAGCTCGTCCTGAACCGCCCCGGGCCCGTCCTGGTGGATTTCTGGGCACCCTGGTGCGGGCCGTGCAAGAAGCTCGGCCCGGTGCTCGACGAAATCGCCGGGGACCACGGCGACAGGATCACCGTGGCCAAGCTCGACGTCGACGCGAATCCGCGGTCCGCCAAGGACTTCCACGTCCTGTCGTTGCCGACCATGCTCGTGTTCCGCGACGGTGACATCGTGCACCGCATCGTGGGCGCCAAGGCGAAAACCGAGCTGCTGGATGAGCTCGACGCCGTCCTGATCTCGGGTGATGAATGA
- a CDS encoding 3-hydroxybutyryl-CoA dehydrogenase: MRPAAGEMVGVVGCGLMGAGIAEVCARAGLDVVVAESGSAAVDAGRRRLEASLDRAERKRKIPSAADVLERIRVVDGLDELADRTLVIEAILENEAAKAQVFRQLDKIVEAPDAVLASNTSSIPIMKLGTATTRPAHVIGIHFFNPVPVLPLVELVPSLLTGEETTRAARAFVEDMLGKHSILAQDRAGFVVNALLIPFILAAIRMLESGFATREDIDEGLVRGAAHPQGPLALADLIGLDTTQAVAESLYEEFKEPLYAPPPLLARMVDAGLLGRKSGRGFYAYA; encoded by the coding sequence ATGAGGCCGGCAGCGGGGGAAATGGTCGGTGTGGTCGGGTGCGGCCTGATGGGCGCCGGGATCGCGGAGGTCTGCGCGCGAGCCGGGCTGGACGTGGTGGTCGCCGAATCCGGTTCCGCCGCGGTGGATGCCGGACGGCGGCGGTTGGAGGCGTCGCTCGACCGGGCCGAGCGCAAGCGGAAGATTCCCAGCGCCGCCGACGTGCTGGAGCGGATCCGGGTGGTCGACGGCCTGGACGAGCTCGCCGACCGCACGCTCGTGATCGAAGCGATCCTGGAGAACGAAGCGGCCAAGGCGCAGGTGTTCCGGCAGCTGGACAAGATCGTCGAGGCACCGGACGCGGTCCTCGCCTCCAACACGTCGTCGATCCCGATCATGAAGCTGGGCACCGCGACAACCCGGCCCGCCCACGTCATCGGGATCCACTTCTTCAACCCCGTGCCGGTGCTGCCCTTGGTGGAGCTCGTGCCGAGCCTGCTGACCGGCGAGGAGACCACGCGAGCCGCACGGGCGTTCGTCGAGGACATGCTCGGAAAGCATTCGATCCTGGCCCAGGACAGGGCCGGGTTCGTGGTCAACGCCTTGCTGATCCCCTTCATTCTCGCGGCCATCCGGATGCTCGAGTCCGGGTTCGCCACGCGGGAGGACATCGACGAAGGGCTGGTCCGCGGTGCCGCGCACCCGCAGGGCCCGCTCGCCCTGGCGGACCTGATCGGGCTCGACACCACCCAAGCCGTGGCCGAATCGCTGTACGAGGAGTTCAAGGAACCGCTGTACGCCCCGCCGCCGCTGCTCGCCCGCATGGTGGATGCCGGCCTGCTCGGCCGCAAGAGCGGCCGCGGTTTCTACGCCTACGCCTGA
- a CDS encoding LysR family transcriptional regulator produces MAAALAPRLLLLALLHSECNITEAADRLGIPQPTASRWLAQMGVDLGAPVVVKHGRGVRLTRAGEHLVRSAVSAVADLRSGCRQVINEGDPERGQVNFAFLTTMGQRRIPDLLRAFRLQHPHVRFVLSQGSGDEVLAQLESGQCDLALMTRRHDETHLAQVVLGKQPVVATVPASHPLARRAGIRVGDLADEQFVGLKEGFGFRKFTDELCRAAGFTPQQAFAGEEVDTVRRLVAVGLGVTLLPADEDTVPDGATEIPLIPSVDREIALMWRVGDSVIPAVGAFRDHVLNTYDVVAP; encoded by the coding sequence ATGGCGGCGGCACTGGCGCCCCGGCTGCTGCTGCTCGCGCTGCTCCACTCGGAGTGCAACATCACCGAGGCAGCGGACCGGCTGGGGATCCCGCAGCCGACTGCCAGCAGGTGGCTTGCACAGATGGGCGTCGACCTGGGTGCGCCCGTCGTCGTGAAGCACGGCCGCGGGGTACGACTCACCCGTGCGGGAGAACATCTCGTGCGCAGCGCCGTGTCCGCCGTCGCAGACCTGCGCAGTGGATGCCGCCAGGTCATAAATGAAGGCGATCCCGAGCGCGGCCAGGTGAACTTCGCCTTTCTGACCACGATGGGACAACGGCGGATTCCTGACCTGTTGCGCGCGTTCCGCCTCCAGCACCCGCACGTGCGGTTCGTCCTGTCCCAAGGATCGGGGGACGAGGTGCTCGCGCAGCTGGAGAGCGGGCAGTGCGACCTGGCATTGATGACCCGCCGGCACGACGAGACGCATCTCGCACAGGTCGTCCTCGGCAAGCAGCCGGTCGTCGCCACGGTACCCGCGAGCCATCCACTGGCGCGGCGCGCGGGTATCCGGGTCGGCGACCTCGCCGACGAACAGTTCGTGGGGCTCAAAGAGGGCTTCGGCTTCCGGAAGTTCACCGATGAGCTCTGCCGCGCCGCCGGCTTCACTCCCCAGCAGGCGTTCGCGGGCGAAGAGGTCGACACCGTACGCAGGCTCGTCGCCGTGGGGCTGGGCGTGACGCTGCTGCCTGCCGACGAGGACACTGTGCCCGACGGAGCGACAGAGATACCGTTGATCCCCAGTGTCGATCGGGAGATCGCGTTGATGTGGCGAGTGGGGGACAGCGTCATCCCGGCTGTGGGCGCGTTTCGCGACCACGTCTTGAACACCTACGACGTCGTGGCACCCTGA
- a CDS encoding MFS transporter, producing MASSATTARRPARQLLAGAVGHFVEFFDFLIYSYLAIYFAGQFFPSSSGSQLVPLLSAFGVFAAGFLVRPIAGLVIGVFADRYGRRAAMTMSVWMMGAASLLIAITPTYAQIGIGAPIVLVVARILQGLSTGGEYTAAAAFLVESAPANRRGLFSSFMFVSSSIGKMVALGVVALLAGVLGDDAMRSYGWRIPFALGAVIAVVAWWIRHRSQETLEQAETSSGKDTRAEKPGLFEAMRRHPVQTVQVVGLVAGIGGSVYLWTTYFPTYASVMTDLGASAAMVASLIGLAVYTVAAPLVGLLADRIGTRPIMYAFAISTAVGTVPLLHLMSAGFVGVLAAQIIGLLFTSLGTSIMAAVLVQMFPQRFRVAGMGFPYSLSIAIFGGTVSTIGTALASAGAENWFGWYIAALSVITLITTISLPRNRRHGVSEERPAGDHAARPGPVHIEP from the coding sequence ATGGCAAGCTCAGCCACCACCGCCCGACGCCCGGCCCGGCAACTCCTCGCGGGCGCGGTCGGCCATTTCGTCGAATTCTTCGATTTCCTCATCTACTCGTACCTGGCGATCTACTTCGCCGGTCAGTTCTTCCCCTCGTCGTCCGGCTCTCAGCTGGTGCCCCTCCTGAGTGCATTCGGCGTCTTCGCCGCCGGCTTCCTCGTCCGGCCGATCGCCGGCCTGGTGATCGGTGTCTTCGCGGACCGCTACGGCCGTCGCGCGGCGATGACCATGAGTGTGTGGATGATGGGCGCGGCGAGCTTGCTCATCGCGATCACCCCCACCTACGCGCAAATCGGCATCGGCGCACCGATCGTGCTGGTCGTGGCGCGCATTCTCCAAGGCCTGTCCACCGGTGGCGAGTACACCGCGGCCGCCGCCTTCCTCGTCGAATCCGCGCCGGCGAACCGGCGGGGACTGTTCTCCAGTTTCATGTTCGTCAGTTCGAGCATCGGCAAGATGGTCGCGCTCGGCGTGGTGGCCTTGCTGGCCGGGGTGCTGGGCGATGACGCGATGCGCAGCTACGGGTGGCGCATTCCGTTCGCGCTCGGTGCCGTCATCGCGGTTGTCGCCTGGTGGATCCGGCACCGGTCCCAAGAAACCCTGGAGCAGGCCGAAACCTCGTCCGGAAAGGACACTCGGGCGGAGAAACCAGGGCTGTTCGAGGCGATGCGCCGGCACCCCGTGCAAACGGTGCAGGTGGTGGGGCTCGTCGCGGGCATCGGCGGCAGCGTGTACTTGTGGACGACCTACTTCCCCACGTACGCGAGCGTGATGACCGACCTCGGCGCCTCGGCGGCGATGGTCGCGAGCCTGATCGGACTGGCCGTCTACACCGTCGCCGCGCCCTTGGTGGGCCTGCTCGCCGACAGGATCGGCACGCGCCCGATCATGTACGCGTTCGCGATCTCCACCGCGGTCGGCACCGTGCCGCTCCTGCACCTGATGTCCGCGGGATTCGTCGGCGTCCTCGCCGCGCAGATCATCGGACTCCTGTTCACTTCTCTCGGCACTTCGATCATGGCCGCGGTTCTCGTGCAGATGTTCCCGCAACGCTTCCGCGTCGCCGGAATGGGCTTCCCCTACTCGCTCTCGATCGCGATCTTCGGCGGCACCGTCTCGACGATCGGGACCGCGCTGGCGAGCGCCGGCGCCGAGAACTGGTTCGGCTGGTACATCGCCGCGCTTTCGGTGATCACCCTGATCACCACGATCAGCCTGCCGCGCAACCGCCGCCACGGCGTGTCCGAGGAGCGACCCGCCGGCGATCACGCGGCCAGGCCCGGTCCGGTTCACATCGAGCCCTGA
- a CDS encoding CaiB/BaiF CoA-transferase family protein — translation MSGTGALGGLRIADFTRVLSGPYATMLLGDLGAEVIKIERPGVGDETRSWGPPWYEGQATYYLGANRNKSVEGVDLGTEPGRARARALIEQSDVVVQNFRPGTMERFGLGYAQLAAERPELVYCSISGFGAAGGADLPGYDLIVQAAGGLMSITGPDDATPIKTGVALVDVICGLHAVTGILAALRHRDETGAGQHIEVNLFSSLLSALANQASAYVATGHVPKPLGNRHPSIAPYETMKTADRPLAIAAANDKLFAALARSIDRADLISDERFATNPQRVLNRQQLVKELEQTLSRAPADQWFDLLRGAGVPCSPINDLNQAFELATSLDLDAVVSITCPDTGTPYPQVACPIQLSHTPATYRRVPPPLPG, via the coding sequence GTGAGCGGCACCGGTGCACTCGGCGGCTTGCGCATCGCCGACTTCACCCGCGTCCTGTCCGGTCCCTACGCCACGATGCTGCTCGGCGACCTCGGCGCCGAAGTGATCAAGATCGAACGCCCGGGCGTCGGCGACGAAACCCGGTCGTGGGGACCGCCGTGGTACGAGGGCCAGGCCACCTACTACCTCGGCGCGAACCGCAACAAGTCGGTCGAAGGCGTCGACCTCGGCACCGAGCCGGGCCGCGCCCGGGCACGAGCGCTCATCGAACAGTCCGATGTGGTCGTGCAGAACTTCCGTCCGGGCACGATGGAACGCTTCGGCCTCGGCTACGCCCAACTCGCCGCCGAGCGGCCTGAGCTCGTGTACTGCTCGATCAGCGGATTCGGGGCAGCGGGCGGCGCGGACCTGCCCGGCTACGACCTGATCGTCCAGGCGGCCGGCGGGCTCATGAGCATCACGGGCCCCGACGACGCGACGCCGATCAAGACCGGCGTCGCGCTCGTCGACGTGATCTGCGGCTTGCACGCCGTCACCGGAATCCTCGCCGCGCTCCGGCACCGCGACGAAACCGGTGCCGGCCAGCACATCGAGGTCAACCTGTTCTCCTCGTTGCTTTCGGCGCTCGCCAACCAGGCCTCCGCCTACGTCGCGACCGGGCACGTCCCCAAGCCGCTGGGCAACCGGCATCCCAGCATCGCGCCCTACGAGACGATGAAAACAGCGGACCGGCCGCTGGCCATTGCCGCCGCGAACGACAAGCTGTTCGCGGCACTGGCGCGGTCGATCGACCGGGCGGACCTGATCAGCGACGAGCGGTTCGCCACCAACCCCCAGCGGGTGCTCAACCGGCAGCAGCTCGTCAAGGAGCTCGAGCAGACACTGAGCCGGGCACCGGCGGACCAGTGGTTCGACCTCCTGCGCGGGGCCGGAGTTCCCTGCAGTCCGATCAACGACCTGAACCAGGCCTTCGAGCTGGCCACCTCACTGGATCTCGACGCCGTCGTCTCGATCACGTGCCCCGACACCGGCACGCCCTACCCCCAGGTCGCCTGCCCGATCCAGCTGTCGCACACCCCGGCCACCTATCGCCGGGTACCACCGCCGCTGCCCGGCTAG
- a CDS encoding acyl-CoA dehydrogenase family protein, whose translation MTAPSPVRPLDLLALDEEIGDEEKDIRDAVRRFCDDRVRPHMATWFEQAHLPIRDLARELGELGVLGMHLQGYGCAGTSATAYGLACHELEAADSGIRSLVSVQGSLAMFAIHRFGSEEQKGRWLPELAAGRAIGCFGLTEPDYGSNPAGMRTNAKRDGDDWILNGTKMWITNGSVADVAVVWAQTDERIRGFVVPTDAPGFSAPEITRKMSLRASVTSELVLEDVRLPADAVLPEAAGLSGPLTCLNEARFGIVFGAPGAARECLETAIDYAINRPVFDRPLAGFQLTQAKLADMAVELDKAMLLALRLGRLKDAGRIRPHQISVGKLNNVRESLAIARQCRTILAANGITLEYPVIRHANNLESVLTYEGTSEIHQLTVGQALTGIGAFT comes from the coding sequence ATGACTGCCCCCAGCCCCGTCCGACCACTGGATCTCCTGGCACTCGACGAGGAAATCGGTGACGAGGAAAAGGACATCCGCGACGCCGTGCGGCGCTTCTGCGACGACCGGGTGCGGCCGCACATGGCGACCTGGTTCGAGCAGGCGCACCTGCCGATTCGCGACCTCGCCCGGGAACTGGGCGAGCTCGGCGTGCTGGGCATGCACCTGCAGGGGTATGGCTGCGCGGGCACGAGCGCCACTGCCTACGGATTGGCGTGCCACGAACTGGAGGCGGCCGACTCGGGGATCCGCAGCCTGGTCTCGGTCCAAGGATCCTTGGCCATGTTCGCCATCCACCGCTTCGGCTCCGAGGAGCAGAAGGGCCGGTGGCTCCCCGAGCTGGCCGCCGGCCGGGCCATCGGGTGCTTCGGCCTGACCGAGCCCGACTACGGCTCCAACCCCGCGGGCATGCGCACCAACGCCAAACGAGACGGCGACGACTGGATCCTCAACGGCACCAAGATGTGGATCACCAACGGGTCTGTCGCCGACGTCGCGGTGGTGTGGGCGCAGACCGACGAACGGATCCGGGGCTTCGTCGTGCCCACCGACGCCCCGGGATTCAGCGCACCCGAGATCACGCGGAAGATGTCGCTGCGCGCATCGGTCACGTCCGAGCTTGTGCTGGAGGACGTGCGGCTTCCCGCCGACGCCGTCCTGCCGGAGGCAGCCGGGTTGTCGGGGCCACTGACCTGCCTGAACGAGGCGCGGTTCGGGATCGTGTTCGGCGCACCCGGAGCGGCTCGGGAATGCCTGGAAACCGCGATCGACTACGCGATCAACCGCCCGGTTTTCGACCGCCCGCTGGCCGGTTTCCAGCTGACCCAGGCCAAGCTCGCCGACATGGCGGTCGAGCTGGACAAGGCCATGCTGCTCGCACTGCGGCTGGGCCGGCTCAAAGACGCAGGCCGGATCAGGCCGCACCAGATCAGCGTCGGCAAGCTGAACAACGTGCGCGAATCGCTCGCCATCGCCCGCCAGTGCCGAACCATTCTCGCCGCGAACGGCATCACCCTCGAGTACCCGGTGATCCGGCACGCCAACAACCTCGAGTCCGTCCTGACTTACGAGGGCACCTCCGAGATCCACCAGCTCACCGTCGGCCAGGCGCTGACCGGCATCGGGGCGTTCACGTGA
- the trxB gene encoding thioredoxin-disulfide reductase yields the protein MTDQTDVLIVGGGPAGLTAAIYTARAALTVVVLEGEPSSTSDQPGGQLMLTTDVENYPGFPNGVTGPQLITDLREQATKFGARLVPGKAARVKLDRSPFHVEVSGDAGAFSARSVIVATGSRTRMLGLPREQDLIGRGVSTCATCDGFFFRGHDIAVVGGGDSALEEALFLSRFARSVTIIHRRDELRASKILQARAEREPKITVRWNSVLDEFVGNDRLEGVRLRDTTTGSHDVLPVTGLFLAIGHLPNTAVFDGQLELDDLGYLVTRRGSATTVPGVFACGDVQDPVYRQAITSAGSGCMAALDAERWLEELAHDLVPASELAEPAASTSGSV from the coding sequence ATGACAGACCAAACCGACGTTCTGATCGTGGGTGGCGGGCCGGCCGGCCTCACCGCCGCGATCTACACCGCACGGGCCGCCTTGACGGTGGTGGTTCTGGAGGGCGAGCCGTCCTCCACTTCGGACCAGCCCGGCGGCCAGCTGATGCTGACCACCGACGTGGAGAACTACCCGGGATTCCCGAACGGGGTGACCGGCCCGCAACTGATCACGGATCTGCGCGAGCAGGCCACCAAGTTCGGTGCTCGTCTCGTTCCGGGCAAAGCCGCCCGGGTCAAACTGGACCGATCCCCGTTCCACGTCGAGGTCAGCGGCGACGCCGGAGCGTTCAGCGCGCGCTCGGTGATCGTCGCGACCGGTTCGCGAACCAGGATGCTCGGGCTTCCCCGCGAGCAGGACCTCATCGGGCGCGGCGTGTCGACCTGCGCCACGTGCGACGGATTCTTCTTCCGCGGCCACGACATCGCCGTCGTCGGCGGGGGAGACTCCGCGCTGGAGGAGGCACTGTTCCTGTCGAGATTCGCGCGCTCGGTCACGATCATCCACCGCCGCGACGAGCTCCGGGCTTCGAAGATCCTGCAGGCGAGGGCTGAGCGAGAGCCCAAGATCACGGTGCGGTGGAACAGCGTCCTCGACGAGTTCGTCGGAAACGATCGTCTCGAGGGCGTGCGGCTGCGTGACACCACGACCGGCAGCCACGACGTTCTTCCGGTCACCGGCCTGTTCCTGGCCATCGGCCACCTGCCCAACACCGCGGTCTTCGACGGGCAGCTGGAGCTGGACGACCTCGGTTACCTCGTCACCCGTCGCGGCTCGGCCACCACCGTGCCGGGCGTGTTCGCCTGCGGCGACGTGCAGGACCCGGTGTACCGCCAGGCGATCACCTCGGCCGGCAGTGGGTGCATGGCCGCGCTCGACGCCGAGCGGTGGCTCGAGGAGCTCGCCCATGACCTCGTGCCGGCCTCCGAGCTCGCCGAACCGGCGGCATCGACCTCAGGGAGCGTGTGA
- a CDS encoding UGSC family (seleno)protein codes for MDSFITFDPTGSVEAAAQECAPRVPEIKGSRLAVLNNTKWNASKLLRQSVAQMEELGAKFDSVNFYDKHHFSSDAEPALLDRIAAENDIVLTAIGDCGSCTSSCVNDGIQMELRGLPAAVIVTTEFEREATLQKRAHGMDDLEPVVITHPISSLAPDLLSGRAREVAPQALSIWVTGARPAAGA; via the coding sequence ATGGATTCTTTCATCACCTTCGATCCGACCGGCAGCGTTGAGGCCGCAGCGCAGGAATGCGCCCCCCGCGTACCGGAGATCAAGGGCAGCCGGCTGGCCGTCCTCAACAACACGAAGTGGAACGCCTCCAAGCTGCTGCGCCAGTCCGTGGCCCAGATGGAAGAGCTCGGCGCGAAATTCGACAGCGTGAACTTCTACGACAAGCACCACTTCTCCTCCGACGCCGAGCCGGCCCTGCTCGACCGGATCGCGGCCGAGAACGACATCGTGCTCACCGCGATCGGTGACTGCGGCTCGTGCACGTCCTCCTGCGTCAACGACGGCATCCAGATGGAGCTGCGTGGTCTTCCCGCCGCGGTCATCGTGACCACCGAGTTCGAGCGCGAAGCGACTCTGCAGAAGCGTGCGCACGGGATGGACGATCTGGAGCCGGTCGTGATCACCCACCCCATCTCGTCGCTCGCTCCGGACCTGTTGAGCGGCCGGGCCCGCGAAGTGGCCCCGCAGGCCCTGTCGATCTGGGTCACCGGCGCGCGTCCGGCCGCCGGCGCCTGA
- a CDS encoding LysR family transcriptional regulator, whose translation MELRDLEVFLACARSEHFGRAADARHMSQSAVSKAVGRVEEELGIPLFDRQGRVVRLNRYGELFRAHVEDAMRSLEAGRAAVTDATDPERGEVALAFVPSLGPILIPGLVQKFRTTFPAVRFLLSQGGAEHVVAMLESGQVDLGLTSPDPARPGVEWTPLWTERLVLVTPPGEPTGGGEGPVRLRDVADRPFVALKTGYGLRQITDALCAEADVRPRIVFEGADVPTVRGLVGAGLGIAVLPPAVGPERRWSPPETELADSGAQRTIGIARVRGRYLPVAAHRLRELLIEEHFHLLRTQFSDGAIDEP comes from the coding sequence ATGGAGCTTCGAGACCTGGAGGTCTTCCTCGCGTGCGCCCGCTCCGAGCACTTCGGACGGGCGGCCGACGCCCGGCACATGTCACAGTCGGCGGTCAGCAAGGCCGTGGGCCGAGTCGAAGAGGAGCTGGGAATCCCGTTGTTCGACCGGCAAGGGAGAGTCGTGCGGCTCAACCGCTACGGCGAACTGTTCCGCGCACACGTGGAAGACGCGATGCGGTCACTGGAGGCAGGTCGTGCTGCCGTCACGGACGCGACAGACCCCGAGCGTGGAGAAGTAGCCCTGGCCTTCGTGCCCAGCCTCGGACCGATCTTGATCCCAGGATTGGTCCAGAAGTTTCGCACCACCTTTCCCGCGGTCAGGTTCCTGCTGTCCCAAGGCGGTGCGGAACACGTTGTCGCGATGCTCGAGAGCGGGCAGGTCGATCTCGGTCTCACCTCACCCGATCCGGCTCGCCCGGGCGTCGAGTGGACTCCACTGTGGACCGAGCGACTGGTGCTGGTGACCCCTCCGGGCGAACCCACGGGCGGAGGCGAGGGACCGGTTCGGCTGCGCGACGTGGCGGACCGCCCCTTCGTCGCGCTCAAAACCGGTTACGGTCTGCGCCAGATCACCGACGCCCTCTGCGCCGAGGCCGACGTCCGGCCGAGGATCGTGTTCGAAGGAGCCGACGTACCGACTGTGCGCGGGCTGGTGGGCGCCGGCCTCGGCATCGCAGTCCTGCCACCGGCCGTCGGGCCGGAGAGACGCTGGAGTCCGCCCGAGACCGAGCTGGCCGACTCCGGTGCCCAGCGCACGATCGGGATCGCCCGAGTCCGCGGCCGTTACCTCCCCGTCGCGGCTCACCGGCTTCGAGAGCTGCTGATCGAGGAACATTTCCATCTGCTGAGGACACAGTTCAGCGACGGAGCAATAGATGAACCGTGA